The Thermodesulfobacteriota bacterium genome has a segment encoding these proteins:
- a CDS encoding acyl-CoA thioesterase, translated as MRYHETPLQVRFYEVDVYGVVWHGHYVGWFEVGRNDLTGRFELGPLQLKERNLLAPVVELVCKFKFPASFGESILIQTTMERTEVAKLIFHYQIVSPVQGKVLATGSTTHVLTDLRGTLLYRVPPDILQKIEVMRKYLEV; from the coding sequence ATGAGGTATCACGAGACCCCTCTTCAGGTCCGGTTTTACGAAGTCGATGTCTACGGCGTTGTGTGGCATGGGCATTATGTGGGCTGGTTCGAGGTGGGGCGAAACGACCTGACCGGAAGGTTCGAGTTGGGCCCCCTCCAGCTCAAGGAGAGAAACCTCCTGGCGCCGGTGGTGGAGCTCGTTTGCAAGTTCAAATTCCCCGCCTCGTTCGGAGAATCGATCCTCATCCAGACCACCATGGAGAGGACGGAGGTGGCCAAATTGATCTTCCATTATCAGATCGTCTCACCTGTTCAAGGCAAGGTCCTGGCCACGGGCTCCACCACGCACGTCCTGACCGACCTTCGGGGAACCCTCCTCTACCGGGTCCCGCCGGACATCCTCCAGAAGATCGAGGTGA
- a CDS encoding ACP S-malonyltransferase: MGKTAFCFPGQLQERPWFGEGHPLRRDPSFERLLKRASGFTSFDLLDFSFKGEEAGINLKLQVATYLLSMIHYERLRSQGWVPDLLAEHSMGIYAALAASQAISFEEGLWITESIGRILEREALSQRGAMASIVGLTLEEVEQLHRDLNGWDLWIANYNGSKHFVLSGKEEGVEKAIGLALSRNALSASRLTFTIGLHAPPLSSLREEIHRLLREVEIQAPKIPVLNHFTVEPLKRGEIKDFLAEEIARPVHWERCVRRMIEEGVTRFVEVGQEATLTKLIRWIDRGVEAVSAGDWAKEGARK, encoded by the coding sequence ATGGGAAAGACGGCCTTCTGTTTCCCCGGCCAACTTCAGGAAAGGCCCTGGTTCGGGGAAGGGCATCCCCTCCGAAGAGATCCCTCTTTCGAAAGGTTGCTGAAGAGGGCCTCCGGGTTTACCTCCTTCGACCTCCTCGACTTCTCCTTCAAGGGCGAGGAGGCGGGGATAAACCTCAAATTACAGGTGGCCACCTACCTGCTCTCGATGATCCATTACGAGCGCCTCCGCTCCCAGGGCTGGGTGCCGGATCTCCTCGCCGAGCACAGCATGGGCATCTACGCCGCCCTGGCCGCCTCGCAGGCCATCTCCTTCGAGGAGGGATTATGGATCACCGAATCGATCGGAAGGATCCTCGAAAGGGAGGCCCTCTCTCAAAGGGGGGCAATGGCGAGCATCGTTGGGCTCACCCTCGAAGAGGTAGAACAGCTCCACCGGGATCTCAACGGATGGGATCTCTGGATCGCCAATTATAACGGATCGAAACACTTCGTCCTCTCCGGAAAGGAGGAAGGGGTTGAGAAGGCCATTGGCCTCGCCCTATCGAGGAACGCCCTTTCGGCCAGCCGATTGACCTTCACCATCGGACTCCATGCCCCACCGCTCTCCTCCTTAAGGGAGGAGATTCATCGTTTGCTCAGGGAGGTCGAGATTCAGGCCCCGAAGATCCCTGTCTTGAACCATTTCACCGTGGAACCCCTGAAGAGAGGAGAGATCAAGGACTTTCTCGCCGAGGAGATCGCAAGGCCCGTCCATTGGGAGAGGTGTGTCAGGAGGATGATCGAAGAGGGCGTGACCCGGTTTGTCGAGGTGGGACAGGAGGCCACCCTGACCAAATTGATCCGGTGGATCGACCGAGGGGTGGAGGCGGTCTCGGCCGGAGATTGGGCGAAAGAGGGCGCAAGGAAATGA
- a CDS encoding phosphopantetheine-binding protein, which produces MVEVGNELIERLKDLIITRLKLSDLTPEMIDPDAPLFGEGLGLDSIDALELVLGLEKEFGVVIPDAEVGRKVFQSVRTLAQYVVEQKGMA; this is translated from the coding sequence ATGGTTGAAGTAGGGAACGAACTGATCGAAAGATTGAAGGACCTCATCATCACGAGATTAAAACTTTCGGATCTGACGCCCGAGATGATCGACCCGGATGCCCCCCTGTTCGGGGAGGGGCTCGGCCTCGATTCGATCGATGCCCTCGAACTCGTCCTGGGCCTGGAGAAGGAATTCGGGGTGGTCATCCCGGATGCCGAGGTGGGGCGAAAGGTGTTCCAATCCGTACGGACCCTGGCCCAATACGTCGTGGAGCAAAAAGGAATGGCTTGA